A genomic window from Lotus japonicus ecotype B-129 chromosome 1, LjGifu_v1.2 includes:
- the LOC130727382 gene encoding phospholipase D alpha 1-like, whose amino-acid sequence MQGRSIYKMQHNKMPQLLHGKLKVTIFEVDRLQAGCNLEFLRKGTTQKGKRLLAQVKGCLLCRPEIVGTRLYATVDLDKARVRRTRMIGNQPSNPKWKESFEIYCAHHISNIIFTVKDDNPIGATLIGRAYIPVEQVIKTPIINRWVEILDEEDHRPVPGGSKIRVSVQFSSVTEDNACLWSQGIHVPFSGVPRTFFNQRQGCSLTLYQDAHVPDGSTPWIPISGTKYYVPARCWEDIYSAIMDAKHFIYIAGWSVYTEINLVRDPKNLGSESVITLGELLKMKADGGVNVLMLVWDDRTSVPDFKKDGLMATHDQETAQYFRNTKVHCVLCPRNPDNGRSIVQGLQISTMFTHHQKTIVLDSQVTGLEKRSVTSFIGGLDLCDGRYDTREHPLFSTLNTVHHADFHQPNFPGASIKKGGPREPWHDIHCKLEGPIAWDVLFNFEQRWEKQVGKQFLMSIDELDRFLVHPSDAMVSEEDKDTWSVQLFRSIDGGAVSSFPQAPDEVAEFGLISGKDNVIDRSIQDAYINAIRRAKKFIYIENQYFLGSSYGWKSSDIKVEDINALHLIPKELSLKIVSKIEAGERFVVYVVIPMWPEGMPESASVQAILDWQRRTMEMMYSDIADAIKKKNIEAHPRDYLTFFCLGKRESKIEGEYTPPEEPEPDSDYRRAQNARRFMIYVHSKMMIVDDEYIIIGSANINQRSMDGGRDTEIAMGAFQPHHLASNGPQRPQGQIYGFRRALWYEHIGYAHDVFDEPESEECVKLVNRIAETNWELYTKDTVDESVASVHILRYPVEIAEDGTITTPPGHEFFPDTKARILGAKSDYLPPILTT is encoded by the exons ATGCAGGGGAGAAGTATATATAAAATGCAACACAACAAAATGCCTCAGCTGCTACATGGGAAGCTTAAGGTAACCATATTTGAAGTTGATAGGCTGCAAGCTGGATGTAATTTGGAATTCTTGCGGAAG GGCACAACACAAAAGGGGAAGAGACTTCTAGCCCAAGTTAAGGGTTGTCTGCTGTGCCGACCTGAG ATTGTTGGTACAAGACTATATGCAACAGTGGATTTAGACAAAGCAAGGGTTAGAAGGACCAGAATGATAGGAAACCAACCCTCCAACCCCAAGTGGAAGGAGAGCTTTGAAATATATTGTGCTCATCATATCTCAAACATTATATTCACTGTAAAAGATGATAATCCAATTGGAGCAACTCTAATTGGAAGAGCTTACATCCCTGTTGAGCAAGTCATCAAGACCCCTATAATTAACAGATGGGTTGAGATACTAGATGAAGAAGATCATCGCCCTGTCCCTGGTGGCTCCAAAATTCGTGTCAGTGTGCAATTCTCTAGTGTCACCGAGGACAATGCATGTCTATGGTCCCAAGGAATACATGTGCCATTTTCAGGTGTTCCTCGTACATTTTTCAACCAAAGACAAGGTTGCAGTCTCACTTTGTACCAAGATGCCCATGTCCCTGATGGTTCCACCCCATGGATTCCTATATCAGGAACAAAATATTACGTGCCTGCAAGATGTTGGGAGGACATTTACAGTGCAATCATGGATGCTAAGCACTTTATTTACATAGCAGGGTGGTCAGTTTACACTGAAATAAACTTGGTTAGAGACCCAAAGAATTTAGGTTCAGAAAGCGTCATCACCCTTGGGGAACTTCTCAAAATGAAAGCTGATGGTGGTGTTAATGTTCTCATGCTTGTTTGGGATGACAGAACCTCTGTTCCAGATTTCAAGAAAGATGGCTTGATGGCAACCCATGATCAGGAAACTGCACAGTACTTTAGGAACACAAAGGTTCATTGTGTGTTGTGCCCACGTAACCCAGATAATGGAAGAAGCATTGTTCAAGGTCTTCAAATCTCAACAATGTTCACTCATCACCAAAAGACTATAGTTCTTGACAGTCAAGTTACAGGATTAGAGAAGCGAAGTGTGACAAGTTTTATAGGTGGACTTGATCTTTGTGATGGGAGATATGATACCCGTGAACATCCTTTGTTCTCAACTCTGAACACAGTCCATCATGCTGATTTCCATCAACCAAATTTCCCAGGAGCTTCCATTAAGAAAGGTGGTCCAAGAGAGCCATGGCATGACATTCATTGCAAGCTGGAAGGGCCTATTGCATGGGATGTGTTGTTCAATTTTGAGCAAAGGTGGGAAAAGCAAGTGGGGAAGCAATTCTTGATGTCAATTGATGAGCTTGATCGATTTCTGGTGCATCCATCTGATGCAATGGTATCAGAAGAGGATAAGGACACATGGAGTGTTCAGTTGTTCAGATCCATTGATGGGGGTGCTGTTTCTAGCTTCCCCCAAGCCCCAGATGAAGTTGCTGAATTCGGCCTCATTAGTGGCAAGGATAATGTCATTGACAGAAGCATTCAGGATGCATACATAAATGCTATTCGACGAGCAAAGAAATTCATCTACATTGAAAATCAATATTTCCTAGGGAGTTCATATGGTTGGAAAAGTTCTGATATCAAAGTTGAGGATATCAATGCTTTGCATCTGATACCAAAGGAGTTGTCATTGAAGATTGTGAGCAAGATTGAAGCAGGGGAAAGGTTTGTTGTGTATGTAGTGATCCCAATGTGGCCAGAAGGTATGCCTGAAAGTGCTTCAGTTCAGGCAATACTAGATTGGCAAAGGAGGACCATGGAGATGATGTATTCTGACATTGCTGATGCCATCAAGAAGAAGAATATTGAAGCACACCCCAGAGATTATTTGACATTCTTTTGCCTTGGCAAGAGGGAGAGTAAGATAGAAGGAGAATACACTCCTCCAGAGGAACCAGAGCCTGACAGTGACTACCGAAGAGCACAAAATGCTAGGAGGTTCATGATCTATGTTCATTCCAAGATGATGATAG TGGATGATGAATACATCATCATCGGTTCCGCCAACATCAACCAAAGATCAATGGATGGTGGAAGAGATACAGAGATAGCAATGGGAGCATTCCAACCGCATCATCTAGCATCAAACGGTCCACAAAGGCCACAAGGCCAGATTTACGGGTTTCGGCGAGCATTGTGGTACGAGCATATTGGGTATGCTCACGATGTGTTCGACGAGCCTGAGAGTGAGGAATGTGTGAAACTAGTGAATCGCATTGCTGAGACGAATTGGGAATTATACACGAAGGACACGGTTGATGAAAGTGTAGCATCGGTTCACATTTTACGATATCCTGTAGAAATTGCTGAAGATGGAACCATAACGACACCGCCAGGACATGAATTTTTTCCTGACACCAAGGCTCGTATTCTTGGTGCAAAATCTGATTACCTTCCTCCAATTCTTACAACTTAA